The following are encoded together in the Mesoplodon densirostris isolate mMesDen1 chromosome 2, mMesDen1 primary haplotype, whole genome shotgun sequence genome:
- the LOC132479702 gene encoding LOW QUALITY PROTEIN: cytochrome P450 4A25-like (The sequence of the model RefSeq protein was modified relative to this genomic sequence to represent the inferred CDS: substituted 1 base at 1 genomic stop codon), with translation MSVAALSTSRALGSVSGLLQVASLISLVLLLLKAAQHYLRRDWLLKALQKFLSPPSHXLYGHMQEFQEETELRPLLKRVEKYPSACVRWLWGTKALVLIYDPDYMKVVLGRSDPKSHDAYRLLIPWIGNGLLLLEEQPWFRHRRMLTPAFHYDILKPYVGLITDSVRVMLDKWEELVSLDSHLEILGHVSLMTLDIIMKCAFSHQGSIQTDRWSDQAVESSPTEGGRAGEGEEQEALGFPGHPPHCQSECGQERPEPCPPSNGFPFRDHLDQMPYITMCIKEALCLYPPVPFIFRDLSKPVTLPDGRSLPVGIPLSLFFYGLHHNLKVWPKPEVFDPSRLAPGSSQHRAFLPFSGGSR, from the exons ATGAGTGTTGCTGCACTGAGCACCTCCAGAGCCCTGGGCAGTGTCTCTGGGCTCCTGCAGGTGGCCTCCCTGATCAGCCTGGTTCTGCTTCTGCTCAAGGCAGCACAGCACTACCTTCGCAGAGATTGGCTGCTCAAAGCCCTCCAGAAGTTCCTGTctcctccttcccactagctctaTGGGCACATGCAGGAG TTCCAAGAGGAGACCGAGCTGCGACCCCTACTGAAGAGGGTAGAGAAATACCCAAGTGCCTGTGTTCGCTGGCTGTGGGGGACGAAAGCCCTGGTGTTGATCTATGACCCTGACTACATGAAGGTGGTCCTGGGAAGATCAG ACCCAAAGTCTCATGATGCCTACAGATTGCTGATTCCCTGGATTG GGAATGGTTTGCTTTTGTTGGAGGAGCAGCCGTGGTTCCGGCACCGGCGGATGCTGACCCCAGCCTTCCACTATGACATCCTGAAGCCCTACGTGGGTCTCATCACTGACTCTGTCCGAGTGATGCTG GACAAGTGGGAGGAGCTCGTCAGCCTGGACTCACATCTGGAGATCCTTGGACACGTCTCCTTGATGACCCTGGACATCATCATGAAGTGTGCCTTCAGCCACCAGGGCAGCATCCAGACAGACAG ATGGAGTGATCAGGCGGTGGAAAGCTCACCTACAGAAGGAGGGAGAGCTGGAGAAGGTGAGGAGCAAGAGGCACTTGGATTTCCTGGACATCCTCCTCATTGCCAGAGTGAGTGTGGGCAGGAGAGGCCTGAG ccctgcccaccctcaAATGGGTTTCCTTTCAGAGACCACCTGGATCAGATGCCCTACATCACCATGTGCATCAAGGAGGCACTGTGTCTCTATCCTCCAGTGCCATTCATTTTCAGAGATCTGAGCAAGCCCGTCACCCTCCCTGATGGACGCTCCTTACCTGTAG gAATCCCACTCTCCCTCTTCTTTTATGGGCTTCACCACAACCTGAAGGTGTGGCCGAAACCAGAG GTGTTTGACCCATCCAGGTTAGCACCAGGTTCTTCTCAACACAGGGCTTTCCTGCCCTTCTCAGGAGGATCCAGGTGA